A window of Amycolatopsis australiensis contains these coding sequences:
- a CDS encoding acyl-CoA dehydrogenase family protein, translated as MPATHEVTNQVPPFAGHDVADDPALLSGLERAGAGWAAAEVHELGRLAGSEQAQEWGRLVNENEPVLRTHDRYGHRIDEVEFHPYWHELMKVAVSHGLHGAPWRDSRAGAHAARAAKFYVWGQVEAGHSCPISMTYAAVPALRANPELAARYEPLLAATEYDFGLREPSGKRGLIAGMSMTEKQGGSDVRANTTTATPSADGSYTLVGHKWFTSAPMSDMFLTLAQAPGGLSCFLLPRVLPDGSRNAIRLQRLKDKLGNRSNASSEVEYDDAVGWLVGEEGRGVRTIIEMVNNTRLDCTLGSASGMRLGAVRAVHHATHRRAFGKALVDQPLMANVLADLVVESEAATTVAMRLAAAGDKPGDAQEQAFRRLGLAVSKYWVCKRAPMHAAEALECFGGNGYVEESGMPRLYREAPLSSIWEGSGNVAALDALRAMGKQPESVAAFFAEVEQAAGGDARLDDAVDRVRKELTDLGGIEYRARRLVESLALVLQGSLLVRHGHPAVADAFCASRFGGDWGIAFGTLPPGVDTGAIVERAVVG; from the coding sequence ATGCCCGCCACGCATGAGGTCACCAACCAGGTTCCGCCGTTCGCCGGTCATGACGTGGCGGACGATCCGGCGTTGCTGTCCGGGCTGGAGCGGGCGGGTGCCGGGTGGGCGGCGGCGGAGGTGCACGAGCTGGGCCGGCTGGCCGGGAGCGAGCAGGCCCAGGAGTGGGGCCGGCTGGTCAACGAGAACGAGCCGGTGCTGCGGACGCACGACCGGTACGGCCACCGGATCGACGAGGTGGAGTTCCACCCGTACTGGCACGAGCTGATGAAGGTGGCGGTGTCGCACGGGCTGCACGGCGCGCCGTGGCGGGATTCGCGTGCCGGGGCGCACGCGGCGCGGGCGGCGAAGTTCTACGTGTGGGGCCAGGTCGAGGCCGGGCACAGCTGCCCGATTTCGATGACGTACGCGGCGGTTCCGGCGTTGCGGGCGAATCCGGAGCTGGCGGCGCGGTACGAGCCGCTGCTGGCGGCGACGGAGTACGACTTCGGGTTGCGTGAGCCCAGCGGCAAGCGTGGCTTGATCGCGGGGATGTCGATGACCGAGAAGCAGGGTGGCTCGGACGTCCGCGCGAACACGACGACGGCGACGCCGTCGGCGGACGGCAGCTACACCCTGGTCGGGCACAAGTGGTTCACGTCGGCGCCGATGTCGGACATGTTCCTGACGCTGGCGCAGGCGCCCGGCGGGTTGTCGTGCTTCCTGCTCCCCCGTGTCCTGCCGGACGGCTCGCGCAACGCGATCCGGCTGCAGCGGCTGAAGGACAAGCTGGGCAACCGGTCGAACGCTTCGTCGGAGGTCGAGTACGACGATGCGGTCGGCTGGCTGGTCGGCGAGGAGGGCCGCGGGGTGCGGACGATCATCGAGATGGTGAACAACACGCGGCTGGACTGCACGCTGGGCAGTGCGTCGGGGATGCGGCTGGGCGCGGTGCGCGCGGTGCACCACGCGACGCACCGGCGTGCGTTCGGCAAGGCGCTGGTCGATCAGCCGTTGATGGCGAACGTGCTGGCGGATCTGGTGGTCGAGTCGGAAGCGGCGACGACGGTCGCGATGCGGCTGGCGGCGGCGGGTGACAAGCCGGGTGACGCGCAGGAGCAGGCGTTCCGGCGGCTCGGGCTGGCGGTGTCGAAGTACTGGGTGTGCAAGCGGGCGCCGATGCACGCGGCCGAGGCGCTGGAGTGCTTCGGGGGCAACGGGTACGTCGAGGAGTCGGGCATGCCGCGGCTGTACCGGGAGGCGCCGTTGTCGTCGATCTGGGAGGGGTCGGGCAACGTGGCGGCGCTGGACGCGTTGCGGGCGATGGGCAAGCAGCCGGAGTCGGTGGCGGCGTTCTTCGCCGAGGTGGAGCAGGCGGCCGGTGGCGACGCGCGGCTGGACGACGCGGTGGACCGGGTGCGCAAGGAGCTGACGGACCTCGGCGGGATCGAGTACCGGGCGCGGCGGCTGGTCGAGTCGCTGGCGTTGGTGCTGCAGGGATCGTTGCTGGTGCGCCACGGCCACCCGGCGGTGGCGGACGCGTTCTGCGCGTCCCGCTTCGGTGGCGACTGGGGTATCGCGTTCGGGACGCTGCCACCGGGGGTGGACACGGGCGCGATCGTCGAGCGTGCGGTGGTGGGCTGA
- a CDS encoding TetR/AcrR family transcriptional regulator: MPKPSDTKQRILDVARDLFTSQGVQRTSLQDIADRLGITKPALYYHFPSRDDLVRSIVQPMLDDGEQFLLAQEARGDAPVRELIEGFFDFNYRHRADVIMLLAEMPTLADLGLIDKALGWRTRLTALICGPEPTLERQARAILALGGLQDVCMQFPDAPVEQLRAAAVAAALDALG; this comes from the coding sequence GTGCCGAAACCCTCCGACACCAAGCAGCGCATCCTCGACGTCGCTCGCGACCTGTTCACCAGCCAAGGCGTCCAGCGCACCAGCCTGCAGGACATCGCCGACCGCCTCGGCATCACCAAGCCCGCGCTCTACTACCACTTCCCGTCCCGCGACGACCTGGTCCGCAGCATCGTCCAGCCGATGCTCGACGACGGCGAGCAGTTCCTCCTCGCCCAGGAAGCCCGCGGCGACGCACCCGTCCGCGAACTCATCGAAGGGTTCTTCGACTTCAACTACCGCCATCGCGCGGACGTGATCATGCTGCTCGCGGAGATGCCGACCCTGGCCGACCTCGGGCTCATCGACAAGGCCCTCGGCTGGCGCACCCGGCTGACGGCCCTCATCTGCGGCCCCGAACCCACCCTCGAGCGACAGGCCCGCGCCATCCTCGCCCTCGGCGGGCTGCAGGACGTCTGCATGCAGTTCCCCGACGCCCCCGTCGAGCAGCTCAGGGCCGCGGCGGTCGCCGCGGCCCTGGACGCACTGGGCTGA
- a CDS encoding FAD-dependent monooxygenase produces MRILVSGASIAGPVLAYWLSRYGFEVTVVERAPALRKTGGHAIDLFRPAMDITERMGVLDRVEARATGTTRMTLHREGARRPVRVDLAKIYRATSDRHVEIMRDDLSEIYFDAGRDAVEYLFGDSITAVSPDGDVTFEHAAPRKFDVVVGADGLHSNVRRLVFGEEAGMTKFIGAYLAVLSLPDTLRLDGETVTHLGPGRTAGIYSARHLDEARAVFLFRRAEPLDYHHRDTARQKELLRAAFAGMHPQVDGWLAGLDGPGPFYFDSITQLRLDTWSRGRVTLVGDAGYCPGPAVGGSTSLAVLGAYVLAGELAAAGGDHTRAFPAYEREMAELVRKSRAFAEGAARGLIPGSRAGVWALARGGQLVSALPSRVSTALAKLNTAGVRMHDSMPVKDYPVTSVR; encoded by the coding sequence ATGCGGATTCTCGTCTCGGGCGCCAGCATCGCGGGTCCGGTGCTCGCCTATTGGCTCAGCCGGTACGGCTTCGAAGTCACCGTCGTCGAGCGCGCCCCCGCGCTGCGCAAGACCGGCGGTCACGCCATCGACCTGTTCCGGCCCGCCATGGACATCACCGAACGGATGGGCGTGCTCGACCGCGTCGAGGCGCGCGCGACCGGGACGACCCGGATGACGCTGCACCGGGAGGGCGCGCGGCGGCCGGTGCGGGTGGACCTGGCCAAGATCTACCGCGCGACCTCCGACCGGCACGTCGAGATCATGCGCGACGACCTCAGCGAGATCTACTTCGACGCCGGCCGCGACGCCGTCGAGTACCTCTTCGGCGACTCGATCACCGCCGTCTCCCCCGACGGCGACGTCACCTTCGAACACGCCGCACCACGGAAGTTCGACGTCGTCGTCGGCGCGGACGGGCTGCACTCGAACGTCCGGCGCCTCGTCTTCGGCGAGGAAGCCGGGATGACGAAGTTCATCGGCGCCTACCTGGCCGTGCTGTCCCTGCCGGACACCCTTCGCCTCGACGGCGAAACCGTCACCCACCTCGGCCCCGGCCGCACCGCGGGCATCTACAGCGCCCGGCACCTCGACGAAGCCCGCGCGGTGTTCCTGTTCCGCCGTGCCGAGCCGCTGGACTACCACCACCGCGACACCGCACGGCAGAAGGAACTCCTGCGCGCGGCGTTCGCGGGGATGCACCCGCAGGTCGACGGCTGGCTGGCCGGGCTGGACGGGCCGGGCCCGTTCTACTTCGACTCGATCACCCAGCTGCGCCTGGACACGTGGTCACGCGGGCGCGTGACGCTGGTCGGCGACGCCGGCTACTGCCCCGGGCCGGCGGTCGGCGGCAGCACCAGCCTCGCGGTGCTCGGCGCGTACGTGCTGGCCGGGGAGCTGGCCGCGGCCGGCGGCGACCACACGCGCGCCTTTCCCGCCTACGAACGGGAGATGGCCGAGCTGGTGCGCAAGAGCCGCGCGTTCGCCGAAGGCGCCGCCCGGGGCCTGATCCCGGGTTCCCGCGCCGGGGTGTGGGCGCTGGCGCGCGGCGGCCAGCTGGTCTCGGCCCTGCCGTCGCGGGTCAGCACGGCGCTGGCGAAGCTCAACACCGCCGGCGTCCGGATGCACGACTCGATGCCGGTCAAGGACTACCCGGTCACCTCCGTGCGCTGA
- a CDS encoding DinB family protein translates to MDALAGDLHRYLQEKRESVLASLSGLGEYDVRRPLTPTGTNLLGLVKHLIGIEFGTLGDCVGRPAPVRLPWVEDGSIWDGADMWATAEESREELVELYRTAWRHTDETIELLPLDAPATVPWWPEERRRTTFGSLLVRTTAETAHHAGHADVVRELIDGRPGPDHDDIGDAAWWDRYLARVRDAAEPFRPR, encoded by the coding sequence ATGGACGCTCTCGCCGGTGATCTGCACCGCTACCTCCAGGAAAAACGCGAGAGCGTGCTCGCGTCGTTGTCCGGGCTGGGCGAGTACGACGTCCGCCGCCCGCTGACGCCGACCGGGACCAACCTGCTCGGCCTGGTCAAGCACCTGATCGGGATTGAATTCGGCACCCTCGGCGACTGCGTCGGCCGCCCGGCCCCGGTCCGGCTGCCGTGGGTCGAGGACGGCTCGATCTGGGACGGCGCGGACATGTGGGCCACGGCGGAGGAGTCCCGCGAGGAGCTGGTCGAGCTGTACCGGACGGCGTGGCGGCACACGGACGAGACGATCGAGCTGCTCCCGCTGGACGCGCCGGCGACGGTGCCGTGGTGGCCGGAAGAGCGCCGCCGGACGACGTTCGGCTCGCTGCTGGTGCGCACGACCGCCGAGACGGCCCACCACGCGGGCCACGCGGACGTCGTCCGCGAGCTGATCGACGGCCGCCCGGGCCCCGACCACGACGACATCGGCGACGCCGCCTGGTGGGACCGGTACCTGGCGCGGGTCCGGGATGCGGCCGAGCCGTTCCGGCCGAGGTGA
- a CDS encoding SWIM zinc finger family protein produces the protein MNDERVRGFPAFGRTGGHGRFARSWWGRAWLSAMEDTALDQRQLKAGRRYAAAGLVGPITVSPGRIAAVVDDVDGGPYRTELRLAELSEADWTRFLDRVASRAGHLAALLDRDMPHDLVEAAADAGVQLLPGIADLDPECDCPGWELPCRHAAALSFQASWLLDADPFVLLLMRGKAEGEIRAELASRTAPEVAEEVEDRVPGPVPDLTEFTPSGAPAVPAAPGVPAEAFALLAANAAAQARAMLAGQPWPGRRQDTVRLAAQFPEVASRLGEGPEFDRAVAAWTYGGQAGLDVLDAPWTPPKAAMAAARAALTDEEPVFDRNRCTAGDVQIRLDRAGRWHPYRREGGEWWPAGPPEPDPGLLLG, from the coding sequence ATGAACGACGAGCGGGTGCGCGGGTTCCCCGCGTTCGGGCGCACCGGGGGACACGGGCGGTTCGCCCGCTCCTGGTGGGGCCGGGCGTGGCTGAGCGCGATGGAGGACACGGCGCTGGACCAGCGGCAGCTCAAGGCGGGCCGCCGGTACGCCGCCGCCGGGCTGGTCGGGCCGATCACGGTCAGTCCCGGCCGGATCGCGGCGGTGGTCGACGACGTCGACGGCGGCCCGTACCGCACCGAGCTGAGGCTGGCGGAACTGTCCGAAGCGGACTGGACGCGTTTTCTCGACCGGGTCGCCTCGCGGGCCGGGCACCTGGCGGCGCTGCTGGACCGGGACATGCCGCACGACCTGGTCGAGGCGGCCGCCGACGCGGGCGTGCAGCTGCTGCCCGGAATCGCCGACCTCGACCCGGAGTGCGACTGCCCGGGCTGGGAGCTGCCGTGCCGGCACGCGGCGGCGCTGTCGTTCCAGGCGTCGTGGCTGCTGGACGCGGACCCGTTCGTACTGCTGCTGATGCGCGGCAAGGCCGAGGGGGAGATCCGGGCGGAGCTGGCGAGCCGGACCGCGCCGGAGGTGGCCGAGGAGGTCGAAGACCGCGTCCCGGGGCCGGTGCCGGACCTGACGGAGTTCACGCCGTCCGGCGCGCCGGCGGTCCCCGCCGCGCCCGGCGTGCCCGCCGAGGCGTTCGCCCTGCTGGCCGCCAACGCCGCGGCGCAGGCCCGGGCGATGCTGGCCGGGCAGCCGTGGCCGGGACGGCGGCAGGACACCGTGCGGCTCGCCGCGCAGTTCCCCGAGGTGGCTTCGCGGCTGGGCGAGGGGCCGGAGTTCGACCGGGCCGTCGCGGCGTGGACGTACGGGGGTCAGGCGGGGCTTGACGTGCTCGACGCGCCGTGGACCCCGCCGAAGGCGGCGATGGCGGCCGCGCGGGCCGCACTCACCGACGAGGAGCCGGTGTTCGACCGCAACCGGTGCACCGCCGGAGACGTCCAGATCCGGCTGGACCGGGCCGGCCGGTGGCACCCGTACCGGCGCGAGGGCGGCGAGTGGTGGCCGGCGGGCCCGCCGGAGCCCGACCCGGGCCTGCTGCTCGGCTGA